A genomic window from Trueperella bialowiezensis includes:
- a CDS encoding DUF47 domain-containing protein, producing the protein MPLLNEQAEHLVRAAKVLAKMVAADSKTRTDMNTQLHEIENSADEASHRVMQEVGSRFALPFDRADLLSLSCRIDDCVDAIDEAGDNLVLYRIGPVPAGVYEIADILIECAEHAVHAIKKLKKSDPALRTEWLQIHNLENRADGIYRELIIELFSSDPTPKALLTSKIALDSFEAAVDAFEQLAVAIELLTLKES; encoded by the coding sequence TTGCCGCTGTTGAATGAGCAGGCTGAGCACTTGGTGCGTGCGGCGAAGGTTCTTGCCAAGATGGTTGCTGCTGATTCGAAGACGCGCACTGACATGAATACGCAGTTGCATGAGATTGAGAATTCTGCGGATGAGGCGTCTCATCGTGTGATGCAAGAGGTGGGTTCGCGGTTTGCATTGCCGTTTGATCGGGCGGATTTGCTGTCGTTGTCGTGCCGGATTGATGATTGCGTGGATGCGATTGATGAGGCTGGCGACAACCTGGTGTTGTATCGGATTGGTCCTGTGCCGGCGGGCGTGTACGAGATTGCGGACATTCTTATTGAGTGCGCCGAACATGCTGTGCATGCGATTAAGAAGTTGAAGAAGTCTGATCCGGCGTTGCGCACGGAGTGGTTGCAGATTCACAACCTGGAAAATCGCGCGGATGGGATTTATCGCGAGCTGATTATTGAGTTGTTTAGTTCTGACCCGACGCCGAAAGCGCTGCTCACGTCCAAGATTGCGCTTGATTCGTTCGAGGCGGCGGTGGATGCCTTCGAGCAGCTGGCTGTTGCGATCGAGTTGCTGACGTTGAAGGAGTCGTAG
- a CDS encoding alanine/glycine:cation symporter family protein produces the protein MDQVQQWLDSITASATVFLSGVSDWLYTWIMLAVLTGTGIYLTIRSKGLQLRHFADMARHVVHSRKGARGGISSFQAFAIGMATRIGIGNITGVALAIILGGPGALFWMWLVALFGMATAFAEATLAQLFKKRHPDGTFRGGPASYILRGLRSRPLAIAFAVAMVFSMTVAMPMVQSNTIAGVLENSQGVAPWVTGLVVAGLTAVVIFGGVRGVARATEIISPAMALVYLVIAAAVVIMNIDALPAFFSDVFLSAFGLRESLAGIGGGVLAALINGMRRGLFSNEAGMGTNPNAAATATVAHPVQQGLIQSFGVFIDTMFVCTATGFIILTSGVLDLANVTPDDSGVLTTVAITNTLGDWMAWPVAIMIFFFGFSSILGAYAYGEGNLVFLGANKTVHMLARASMVVFSFVGAVLALTFVWVLMDLAMFVVTILNLVAVLSLSRWVIAALKDYERQRAEIARNGYVLVRISNAGAAGVGAGSGVAGAGAGDGAGTGADAGAAGAGDGVNLGSPAGELGRFREPVFVPAEAGLPGEIGSDAWDDAYKSAEPADAPSEPAR, from the coding sequence ATGGACCAAGTACAACAATGGCTTGACTCGATCACAGCCTCAGCAACCGTCTTCCTCTCCGGAGTATCAGACTGGCTCTACACGTGGATCATGCTGGCAGTCCTCACCGGAACCGGAATCTACCTCACCATCCGCTCCAAAGGCCTACAACTCCGACACTTCGCGGATATGGCACGGCATGTTGTGCACTCACGCAAAGGAGCCCGCGGCGGCATCTCCTCCTTCCAAGCCTTCGCCATCGGCATGGCCACACGCATCGGCATCGGCAACATTACCGGCGTGGCACTCGCGATCATCCTCGGCGGGCCAGGTGCCCTGTTCTGGATGTGGCTCGTCGCGCTCTTCGGCATGGCCACCGCCTTCGCCGAAGCCACGCTTGCACAGCTGTTCAAAAAGCGACACCCTGACGGCACCTTCCGCGGCGGACCCGCATCCTATATTTTGCGCGGGCTTCGTTCCCGGCCCCTCGCGATCGCTTTCGCCGTGGCCATGGTGTTCTCCATGACCGTAGCAATGCCCATGGTGCAGTCCAACACGATCGCCGGCGTGCTCGAGAACTCGCAGGGCGTAGCCCCATGGGTGACCGGGCTCGTTGTTGCCGGGCTGACCGCCGTCGTCATTTTTGGGGGAGTGCGCGGAGTAGCCCGCGCCACCGAGATCATCTCCCCAGCAATGGCACTGGTGTATCTGGTGATCGCAGCAGCCGTGGTCATCATGAACATCGACGCGCTGCCCGCCTTCTTCTCCGACGTCTTCCTCTCCGCGTTCGGACTGCGCGAATCCCTCGCAGGAATCGGCGGAGGCGTACTGGCCGCCCTTATCAACGGTATGCGCCGCGGCCTGTTCTCCAACGAAGCCGGCATGGGTACCAACCCGAATGCTGCAGCCACCGCAACCGTGGCGCACCCCGTCCAACAGGGGCTCATCCAATCCTTCGGCGTGTTCATCGACACGATGTTCGTATGCACCGCCACCGGTTTCATCATCCTCACCTCTGGCGTGCTCGACCTCGCCAACGTAACGCCAGACGATTCCGGTGTTCTCACAACGGTTGCTATCACCAACACTTTGGGTGACTGGATGGCCTGGCCAGTGGCCATCATGATTTTCTTCTTCGGCTTCTCGTCCATCCTCGGCGCCTACGCCTACGGCGAGGGCAACCTCGTATTCCTCGGCGCAAACAAGACCGTGCACATGCTGGCGCGCGCGTCCATGGTCGTGTTCTCGTTTGTCGGCGCAGTTCTAGCACTGACCTTCGTGTGGGTGCTTATGGACCTAGCCATGTTCGTAGTGACAATCCTGAACCTGGTAGCAGTGCTTTCGCTCTCCCGCTGGGTGATCGCCGCACTGAAAGACTACGAGCGTCAACGCGCCGAGATCGCCCGCAACGGATACGTGCTCGTGCGTATTTCTAACGCTGGTGCTGCTGGTGTCGGTGCTGGGTCTGGTGTTGCTGGTGCCGGGGCTGGTGACGGTGCTGGGACTGGTGCCGATGCTGGTGCTGCTGGTGCCGGGGATGGTGTGAACCTAGGATCGCCAGCCGGTGAGCTTGGTCGTTTCCGTGAGCCGGTTTTTGTGCCTGCGGAGGCGGGCCTTCCGGGCGAGATCGGCTCGGATGCGTGGGACGACGCCTACAAGTCCGCCGAACCGGCCGATGCGCCGTCCGAGCCGGCCCGTTAG
- a CDS encoding FABP family protein, whose translation MAFRLPENLAPENYPLAWLIDSWHGGGILEYGNVEAAAYVHELTIDAVDGGPYVRFNSRVWLANEPASVVDKEAPGQVTYDSLTKERLWQAETGYVRVNPEAPSRSDGAVELEATVATPTGTGQLWVGLIAGPRLQMVTDTIVRSGSGADVQAAKFMGGNVASDFFYAYDMEAFGFEMRSYMAGRLSRQFADDVDAPANTQTAAPVASPQTDEHTDADEGAQR comes from the coding sequence ATGGCTTTTCGACTTCCTGAGAATTTGGCGCCGGAAAACTATCCGTTGGCGTGGTTGATTGACTCCTGGCACGGCGGGGGGATCCTCGAGTACGGCAATGTGGAGGCTGCGGCGTACGTGCATGAGTTGACGATCGACGCCGTGGATGGCGGCCCGTACGTGCGGTTTAATTCGCGGGTGTGGTTGGCGAATGAGCCGGCGAGCGTCGTCGATAAGGAGGCTCCCGGGCAGGTCACGTATGATTCGCTGACGAAGGAGCGGTTGTGGCAGGCGGAGACTGGCTATGTTCGCGTGAACCCGGAGGCGCCTTCGCGTTCGGATGGCGCGGTGGAGTTGGAAGCGACTGTCGCGACGCCGACTGGCACCGGCCAGCTGTGGGTGGGCCTGATTGCTGGTCCGCGTTTGCAGATGGTGACTGACACGATTGTGCGCTCCGGTTCGGGCGCTGATGTGCAGGCGGCGAAGTTTATGGGAGGTAACGTGGCCTCGGATTTCTTTTACGCCTATGACATGGAGGCGTTTGGTTTCGAGATGCGTAGTTATATGGCGGGGAGGCTTTCGCGGCAGTTTGCTGACGACGTCGACGCCCCGGCTAACACGCAGACTGCGGCGCCCGTAGCTAGCCCGCAAACCGACGAGCACACGGATGCCGATGAGGGAGCGCAGCGATGA
- the ygfZ gene encoding CAF17-like 4Fe-4S cluster assembly/insertion protein YgfZ, producing the protein MNVTQGLPGAVMDESLGVPAHYANPFAEGNRLAAGEAFTDLSFLEVLSVSGVERATWLHNLTTRDFTALAPGESSEMLLLSPNGHVEAAAAVVDDGERTWFLMDTGCSEPFAQFLESMQFRMRVEVERWEGEQKPAVIGLMVPADELSEKTRTHATVIWEDPWPRTLPGGAHYGVADENHPARNANRTLLVVAQNEPVVETLIAAGFVPAGVQAWEAKRIAQWRPRPNTEAANQVLPHELDWLRTAVHLDKGCYRGQETVAKLVNLGKPPRRLTYLYLEGPEGDLPEPGAEVTSGGRTVGQLTSVARDSEDGPVALALLRRATALDAQLEVGAFVASQEEIVAREGKSSVSPQERPGQGLRRSNRGGGPGSADGGAGAFGSARGGLGSR; encoded by the coding sequence ATGAACGTGACGCAGGGGCTGCCGGGTGCGGTGATGGATGAATCGCTGGGTGTGCCAGCGCATTACGCGAATCCGTTTGCGGAGGGTAATAGGTTGGCGGCGGGCGAGGCGTTCACAGACCTGTCGTTTCTTGAGGTGCTCTCCGTATCTGGGGTGGAGCGCGCTACTTGGTTGCATAATTTGACTACCCGGGATTTCACGGCGCTTGCTCCGGGGGAGTCGTCGGAGATGTTGTTGTTGAGCCCGAATGGGCATGTTGAAGCCGCGGCGGCGGTGGTCGACGACGGCGAGCGCACCTGGTTTTTGATGGACACCGGGTGTAGTGAGCCGTTTGCGCAGTTCTTGGAGTCGATGCAGTTCCGGATGCGGGTAGAAGTGGAGCGCTGGGAAGGCGAGCAAAAACCTGCGGTCATTGGGCTCATGGTTCCGGCCGATGAGCTCTCGGAAAAAACGCGAACGCATGCCACTGTGATCTGGGAGGATCCGTGGCCGCGCACGCTACCTGGCGGCGCGCATTACGGCGTCGCTGATGAAAACCATCCTGCGCGGAATGCCAACCGTACGCTGCTCGTCGTCGCACAAAATGAACCGGTGGTGGAAACGTTGATTGCGGCCGGGTTCGTGCCGGCGGGCGTGCAGGCGTGGGAGGCGAAGCGGATTGCGCAGTGGCGTCCGCGTCCGAACACGGAGGCGGCGAATCAGGTGCTCCCGCACGAGCTGGATTGGCTACGCACGGCCGTTCACTTGGATAAGGGCTGTTACCGCGGTCAGGAGACTGTGGCCAAGCTGGTGAATTTGGGTAAGCCGCCGCGCAGGCTTACCTACCTGTATTTGGAAGGTCCGGAGGGGGATTTGCCTGAGCCGGGTGCTGAGGTGACGTCCGGGGGTCGTACGGTCGGCCAGCTAACGTCGGTGGCTCGTGATAGTGAGGACGGCCCGGTAGCGCTCGCGTTGTTGCGCCGTGCGACGGCACTCGACGCACAGCTTGAGGTGGGCGCGTTTGTTGCTTCGCAGGAGGAGATTGTGGCCCGTGAGGGTAAGTCGTCGGTGTCGCCGCAGGAGCGGCCCGGCCAGGGCTTGCGCCGAAGCAACAGGGGCGGCGGACCAGGCAGTGCCGACGGCGGTGCGGGCGCGTTCGGGAGTGCCCGCGGCGGGCTGGGCAGTCGGTAG
- a CDS encoding DUF2516 family protein, whose product MWEANALLSLIVYRLLPLMLTGLFAWGFVDASRRPEGQFALAARSKNFWLAVLGIGGLVYFVVRVLRWWFPFGRLVSFALLIAAVYYLGPERSRMGSPWGGHGGRGRRQRGGW is encoded by the coding sequence ATGTGGGAAGCAAATGCCTTGCTGAGCCTGATCGTGTACAGGCTGTTGCCGTTGATGCTCACGGGCCTGTTCGCGTGGGGTTTTGTGGATGCTTCGCGGCGTCCGGAAGGGCAGTTCGCGCTTGCGGCGAGGTCGAAGAATTTCTGGTTGGCAGTGCTCGGCATTGGCGGCCTGGTGTATTTTGTTGTGCGGGTGCTGAGGTGGTGGTTCCCGTTTGGTCGCCTGGTGAGTTTCGCGTTGTTAATTGCTGCGGTGTACTATCTGGGGCCGGAGCGCTCGCGGATGGGATCGCCATGGGGCGGGCACGGTGGCCGGGGTCGTAGGCAGCGAGGAGGCTGGTAA
- the dtd gene encoding D-aminoacyl-tRNA deacylase, translating into MRSVIQRVKRASVSVDGVVVGEIGAGLCVLVGVTHGDGAAEVDKTARKIAQLHLLRGPDGSDDAGARVSAEESGAPVLLVSQFTLYADVRKGRKPSWSKAAGGDVAEPLFDQLVEAVRGYGVPVETGQFGAMMDVELVNDGPFTILFET; encoded by the coding sequence ATGCGTAGTGTGATTCAGCGTGTCAAGCGCGCGTCGGTGAGTGTGGACGGCGTCGTCGTCGGTGAAATCGGTGCCGGACTGTGTGTGCTCGTAGGAGTGACGCACGGTGATGGTGCGGCGGAGGTGGATAAGACGGCGCGGAAGATTGCCCAGCTTCATCTGCTTCGCGGTCCGGATGGTTCCGACGACGCCGGGGCGCGGGTGTCTGCCGAAGAGTCCGGCGCTCCCGTGTTGCTTGTTTCGCAGTTTACGTTGTATGCGGATGTGCGCAAGGGGCGTAAGCCGAGCTGGTCGAAGGCGGCTGGGGGCGACGTCGCTGAACCGTTGTTCGATCAGCTTGTGGAGGCTGTGCGCGGGTATGGTGTGCCGGTTGAGACGGGGCAGTTTGGGGCGATGATGGACGTCGAATTAGTTAATGACGGCCCTTTTACTATTTTGTTCGAAACATAG
- a CDS encoding cytidylate kinase family protein produces the protein MTDTKGAVASTRLSNGKVISYALGDVANNLTFMMTSMFLVVYMTDLAGISAGVAGAIYGVTKFWAGITDLTAGQTVDRFDTRWGRLRPWILFGSAPLAIVFVALFSVPAGIAGTTMAIVWILLFDAAYQLAYSFVNIPYGSLSSALTQDPVDRSRLSGARSIASSLSGVLLAFAVAPQFQDTAADGIRQKFMITTLILGAIAVILYLICFKNTKEVVERPQQKVTLRSTLKTVRANKPLLVLCSGAMFLLAGMFTMSAVALFYARDVLGNAGWYAFLQLAQTLGSIVIASAVPTITVRLGKRKGYMLGGAVTVLAFVIMYFAPGGSLVAGIIAWFVYGMGVGGTNALMFSMQADTVDYGEWKTGTRSEGGSYSILSFIRKVGQGIGGWAGAALIGAFGYNSQAAVQTEQAIEGIRIATGALPAVLTFIAILIMSRYPLGLEEHSQIVRELNERRTKKAVTEMAGMSEGEVKTTEVGDGRTMRLRKKGEAVPPIVTVFGQSGAGASVIGPMLARELAVPYVGQKFSSEELALVDREALVSDSGFDRWLRSVEHAGAQDSTMALGASEEQNFQVAAENTRNVLAEVANGGVVHGRNGAYVLHHAVGAIHVRLIAPKPKRIERIMHRWGLNPTEATAQLEAEDRLRAEMSRHLYQWDPNNDAYYDLVINTGSITYEQVVEAIAELYRSKYPENQPDPTVDTGEIPLPPYPAEAHREGSEEDVLK, from the coding sequence ATGACAGATACGAAAGGCGCCGTGGCCTCAACACGGCTTTCTAATGGGAAAGTAATTTCCTATGCGTTGGGTGACGTTGCAAACAACCTCACCTTCATGATGACCTCGATGTTCCTCGTCGTGTACATGACGGATCTCGCAGGCATCTCCGCCGGCGTGGCTGGCGCAATTTATGGTGTGACTAAGTTCTGGGCCGGCATTACTGATTTGACCGCCGGTCAGACTGTTGACCGTTTCGATACACGATGGGGGCGTCTGCGCCCGTGGATTCTGTTCGGGTCCGCCCCACTTGCGATCGTGTTCGTTGCGCTGTTCTCGGTTCCCGCCGGCATTGCAGGCACCACGATGGCGATCGTGTGGATTCTGTTGTTCGACGCCGCGTACCAGCTTGCGTACTCGTTCGTGAACATTCCGTACGGTTCGCTGTCGTCTGCACTGACTCAGGATCCGGTGGATCGTTCCCGCCTGTCGGGTGCGCGTTCGATTGCGTCGTCGCTGTCCGGCGTTTTGCTGGCGTTCGCTGTTGCGCCGCAGTTCCAGGACACCGCGGCCGATGGCATCCGGCAAAAGTTCATGATCACCACGCTGATCTTGGGCGCTATTGCGGTGATCCTGTACCTGATCTGTTTCAAGAACACGAAGGAAGTTGTGGAGCGTCCGCAGCAGAAGGTGACTCTGCGCTCCACGCTGAAGACTGTCCGGGCGAACAAGCCGCTGCTGGTTCTGTGCTCGGGTGCCATGTTCCTGCTGGCTGGCATGTTCACCATGTCTGCGGTGGCACTGTTCTACGCGCGTGACGTTTTGGGTAACGCCGGCTGGTATGCGTTCTTGCAGCTCGCGCAGACGTTGGGCTCGATCGTTATTGCGTCGGCCGTGCCAACGATTACGGTTCGTCTCGGTAAGCGCAAGGGCTACATGCTGGGCGGCGCTGTCACAGTGCTTGCCTTTGTGATCATGTACTTCGCACCGGGCGGTTCGCTGGTGGCCGGTATTATTGCTTGGTTCGTGTACGGCATGGGCGTTGGTGGTACGAACGCTCTGATGTTCTCGATGCAGGCGGACACGGTGGATTACGGCGAGTGGAAGACTGGCACCCGTTCCGAGGGTGGTTCGTACTCGATCCTGTCGTTCATCCGTAAGGTTGGCCAGGGTATTGGCGGTTGGGCCGGCGCCGCGCTGATTGGTGCGTTTGGCTACAACTCTCAAGCAGCTGTACAGACCGAGCAGGCGATCGAAGGTATTCGTATTGCGACCGGCGCACTGCCTGCAGTGCTTACCTTCATCGCGATCCTCATCATGTCGCGCTACCCGCTTGGCCTTGAGGAGCATTCGCAGATTGTGCGCGAGCTCAACGAGCGCCGCACCAAGAAGGCCGTCACGGAGATGGCTGGCATGTCCGAAGGCGAAGTCAAGACTACCGAGGTTGGCGACGGCCGTACGATGCGTCTGCGCAAGAAGGGCGAGGCTGTTCCGCCGATCGTTACCGTGTTCGGCCAGTCGGGTGCCGGTGCGTCGGTTATTGGCCCGATGCTCGCACGCGAACTTGCTGTTCCGTACGTTGGTCAGAAGTTCTCGTCCGAAGAGCTGGCACTCGTGGACCGCGAAGCTCTCGTGTCCGATTCCGGCTTCGACCGCTGGCTGCGCTCCGTCGAACATGCGGGCGCGCAGGACTCCACGATGGCGCTCGGCGCATCCGAAGAGCAGAACTTCCAGGTTGCTGCGGAAAACACCCGCAACGTGCTTGCAGAAGTTGCCAACGGCGGCGTCGTCCACGGACGCAACGGTGCCTACGTCTTGCACCACGCGGTGGGCGCGATCCACGTGCGTCTGATCGCTCCGAAGCCGAAGCGTATCGAGCGCATCATGCACCGCTGGGGTCTCAACCCGACCGAAGCGACTGCACAGCTCGAGGCTGAAGATAGGTTGCGTGCAGAAATGTCGCGCCACCTGTACCAGTGGGATCCGAACAACGATGCCTACTACGATCTGGTGATTAACACCGGTTCGATCACGTACGAGCAGGTTGTGGAGGCCATTGCGGAGCTGTACCGCTCGAAGTACCCGGAGAACCAGCCTGATCCTACGGTCGATACTGGCGAGATTCCGCTCCCGCCGTACCCGGCTGAGGCTCACCGCGAAGGCTCTGAGGAAGACGTGCTGAAGTAA
- a CDS encoding ATP-dependent Clp protease ATP-binding subunit, with the protein MFERFTDRARRVIVLAQESARNLKHNYLGTEHILLGLIKEGEGVAAKALEALNISYDAVQEQVIEIIGEGQEQPSGHIPFTPRAKKVLEYAMREGLQLGHSYIGTEHLLLGLVREQDGVAAQVLVKLGADLPLVRQQVTQLLSGYQGKEAVGVGPGGAREGQKAGSTILDQYGRNLTQAARENKLDPVIGRHNETQRVMQVLSRRTKNNPVLIGEPGVGKTAVVEGLSQAIAAGDVPETLKDKQLYSLDMGSLVAGSRYRGDFEERMKKILKEINTRGDIILFIDEVHTLVGAGAAEGALDAASLLKPMMARGELQIIGATTLDEYRKYIEKDAALERRFQPIQVEEPTVKETIAILEGLRDRYEAFHRVTITDDALEAAATLADRYINDRFLPDKAIDLIDEAGARLAIQKMTAPPELRELDEEIAGVKRAKEAAIDGQDFEKAAALRDQEQQLTEKRNERERAWKEGDLDVVSVVDEDIITEVLSMSTGIPVFKLTEAESEKLLRMEDELHKRVIGQNEAVTALSQAIRRTRAGLKDPNRPGGSFIFAGPTGVGKTELAKALAEFLFGDEDALITLDMSEYQEKHTVSRLFGAPPGYVGYEEGGQLTEKVRRKPFSVVLFDEIEKAHQDLFNSLLQILEEGRLTDSQGRVVDFKNTIIIMTTNLGTKDIAKGVQTGFQFDADTRTSYERMKNRVGEELKNHFRPEFLNRVDEIIVFPQLEKSEILQIVDLMIGKLGARLWDQGMSIVLTDEAKQLLADRGYDPVLGARPLRRAIQREIEDTLSEKLLFGEFSKGQTIVVDVDHEAKPKTFTFTGHDSDYQLPEGVKPAQETERIDGLAQPAAVGPTGPSESGAQTASEPAGGGGGARTE; encoded by the coding sequence TTGTTTGAACGGTTTACTGACCGCGCTCGGCGAGTCATTGTGCTCGCTCAGGAGTCTGCGCGGAACCTCAAGCACAATTATCTCGGCACGGAACATATTCTGCTTGGTTTGATCAAGGAAGGCGAGGGCGTTGCGGCTAAGGCGCTCGAAGCGTTGAATATTAGTTACGACGCCGTCCAAGAGCAGGTTATCGAGATTATTGGGGAGGGGCAGGAGCAGCCTTCTGGGCATATTCCGTTTACTCCGCGTGCGAAGAAGGTTCTCGAGTACGCGATGCGTGAGGGCTTGCAGCTTGGCCACTCCTATATTGGTACGGAGCACTTGCTGCTTGGTTTGGTGCGTGAGCAGGACGGGGTTGCTGCTCAGGTGCTCGTCAAGCTTGGTGCGGATTTGCCGTTGGTGCGCCAGCAGGTGACCCAGTTGCTGTCTGGTTACCAGGGTAAGGAAGCTGTGGGCGTTGGCCCGGGTGGGGCTCGTGAAGGCCAGAAGGCTGGCTCCACGATTCTCGACCAGTATGGGCGTAACCTGACTCAGGCTGCTCGGGAGAACAAGTTGGATCCGGTGATCGGCCGGCATAATGAGACGCAGCGGGTTATGCAGGTGCTCTCGCGGCGGACGAAGAACAACCCGGTGCTTATTGGTGAACCGGGCGTGGGTAAGACTGCCGTCGTTGAAGGGCTGTCGCAGGCGATTGCGGCCGGTGACGTGCCGGAGACGTTGAAGGACAAGCAGCTGTATTCGCTGGACATGGGCTCGCTTGTGGCGGGTTCGCGTTACCGTGGTGATTTTGAGGAGCGGATGAAGAAGATCCTCAAGGAAATCAACACTCGTGGTGACATCATCCTGTTTATTGACGAGGTGCACACGCTCGTGGGTGCGGGCGCGGCGGAGGGTGCGCTGGATGCGGCGTCGTTGCTTAAGCCGATGATGGCGCGTGGCGAACTGCAGATTATCGGCGCTACCACGCTGGATGAGTACCGTAAGTACATTGAAAAGGATGCTGCGCTCGAACGTCGTTTCCAGCCGATTCAGGTTGAGGAACCGACCGTGAAGGAAACGATCGCGATCCTTGAGGGTCTGCGTGATCGTTACGAAGCTTTCCATCGGGTGACGATCACCGACGACGCACTGGAGGCCGCGGCCACGCTTGCCGACCGCTACATCAATGATCGTTTCTTGCCAGACAAGGCCATTGACCTGATTGATGAGGCGGGCGCTCGCTTGGCGATCCAGAAGATGACGGCCCCGCCCGAGCTGCGCGAACTTGACGAGGAGATCGCGGGTGTTAAGCGTGCGAAGGAGGCCGCGATTGACGGCCAGGACTTCGAAAAGGCTGCCGCCCTGCGTGATCAGGAACAGCAGCTGACCGAGAAGCGCAACGAGCGCGAGCGGGCGTGGAAGGAAGGCGACCTCGACGTCGTGTCCGTCGTGGATGAAGACATCATCACGGAAGTGCTCTCCATGTCCACGGGTATCCCGGTGTTTAAGCTGACGGAGGCGGAGTCTGAGAAGCTGCTGCGTATGGAAGACGAGCTGCATAAGCGTGTGATTGGCCAGAACGAGGCGGTCACGGCGCTGTCGCAGGCGATCCGCCGTACGCGTGCCGGGCTGAAGGATCCGAACCGTCCGGGTGGCTCGTTCATTTTTGCCGGGCCGACTGGCGTGGGTAAGACGGAGCTGGCGAAGGCGTTGGCCGAGTTCCTGTTCGGCGATGAGGACGCGCTGATTACCCTCGACATGTCTGAGTACCAGGAGAAGCACACAGTCTCGCGACTGTTCGGTGCGCCTCCGGGATACGTGGGCTATGAGGAAGGCGGCCAGCTGACAGAGAAGGTGCGCCGTAAGCCGTTCTCCGTGGTGCTGTTCGACGAGATCGAGAAGGCCCACCAGGATCTGTTCAACTCGCTGCTGCAGATTCTGGAGGAAGGCCGCCTGACCGATTCTCAGGGGCGTGTGGTCGACTTCAAGAACACGATCATCATCATGACCACCAACCTCGGCACGAAGGACATCGCCAAGGGCGTGCAGACGGGCTTCCAGTTCGACGCCGACACCCGCACGTCGTACGAGCGGATGAAGAACAGGGTGGGCGAGGAGCTGAAAAACCACTTCCGGCCCGAGTTCTTGAACCGCGTGGACGAGATCATCGTCTTCCCACAGCTGGAGAAGAGCGAGATCTTGCAGATCGTGGATCTCATGATTGGCAAGCTCGGGGCTCGCCTGTGGGATCAGGGCATGTCGATTGTGCTCACCGACGAGGCGAAGCAGCTGCTCGCCGACCGCGGCTACGATCCGGTTCTCGGCGCCCGGCCGCTGCGCCGCGCGATCCAGCGCGAGATTGAGGACACGCTGTCAGAGAAGCTCCTGTTTGGGGAGTTCAGCAAGGGGCAGACGATCGTCGTCGACGTCGATCACGAGGCTAAACCGAAGACGTTCACGTTCACCGGTCACGATTCGGATTACCAGCTGCCCGAGGGGGTGAAACCCGCGCAGGAGACGGAACGGATCGACGGCCTGGCACAGCCTGCAGCTGTAGGACCGACTGGTCCGTCGGAGTCTGGTGCCCAGACCGCCAGTGAACCCGCAGGTGGCGGGGGCGGTGCTCGCACCGAGTAA
- a CDS encoding sugar kinase, with translation MELDVVTMGEVMGTIRLRGDFGVGNEAGITMSGAEGNVAIALARLKHNVQWVGTLGNDTFGEGILRTLRGERVYVDFVERSPVQTGLLVVRGMGSEAKRVDYHRKCSAGSLFSPEQIERAIAAKPKIVHITGITPSLSETARKATLAMATKAKEAGILVSFDINYRSRLWSREEATPVLQEIAHLADIVIGGTEEYEILSTHADPIKGMDATLRHGAKQAVWKTDNLARVMTSEGLFECPNKKVRVVDPIGAGDAFVSGYLSGFLDGLDPVARLRRAHIMGGILVASDGDWEALPLRRELETLESLPGNAWESGEVLR, from the coding sequence ATGGAGCTTGATGTTGTAACGATGGGCGAAGTCATGGGAACCATTCGACTTCGCGGCGATTTCGGTGTTGGGAACGAAGCTGGTATCACGATGTCGGGCGCGGAGGGCAACGTTGCCATTGCGCTCGCACGGCTCAAGCACAACGTGCAGTGGGTGGGAACCCTAGGAAACGATACATTTGGCGAAGGTATTTTACGTACCCTGCGCGGCGAGCGCGTGTATGTAGATTTTGTTGAGCGAAGCCCGGTGCAGACGGGTCTGCTGGTCGTTCGTGGCATGGGCTCGGAAGCCAAGCGCGTGGACTATCACCGTAAATGTTCGGCGGGCAGCCTCTTCTCGCCCGAACAAATCGAGCGCGCGATTGCGGCCAAGCCGAAGATCGTGCATATTACGGGCATCACGCCGTCGTTGAGCGAGACGGCGCGCAAAGCTACGTTGGCGATGGCGACCAAAGCGAAGGAAGCTGGCATTCTCGTCTCGTTTGATATCAACTACCGTAGCCGCCTGTGGTCGCGCGAGGAGGCGACACCGGTGTTACAGGAGATCGCGCACCTTGCCGATATTGTGATCGGCGGTACGGAGGAATACGAGATTCTGTCTACGCACGCCGATCCGATTAAGGGTATGGATGCAACGTTACGCCACGGTGCGAAGCAAGCGGTGTGGAAGACTGACAATCTTGCTCGGGTGATGACATCCGAGGGGTTGTTTGAATGCCCGAATAAGAAGGTCCGCGTGGTGGATCCGATTGGTGCGGGCGATGCGTTCGTCTCCGGTTACCTCTCTGGTTTCCTCGATGGTCTAGATCCAGTTGCTCGCCTGCGGCGTGCTCACATCATGGGCGGTATTCTCGTCGCCTCCGATGGCGATTGGGAGGCTCTGCCGTTGCGCCGCGAACTCGAGACCCTCGAGTCACTGCCGGGCAACGCCTGGGAGTCTGGCGAGGTGCTGCGATAA